Below is a genomic region from Corallococcus macrosporus.
GACGAAGGGGGACGCAGTCTGGCAGGTGCAACCACGCACGGGCGCGGACCGTTTCCATCCGCGCCGCCGCCGGGCTCGCACGCATGCGCATCGCCATCATCGCCACGTACACCCATCCGACCCGGCTGCGGATCAAGGAACCCTCCATCATGCAGTCCTCGGTGCCGGAGCTCATCGCGGGCCTGTGCCCGGAGCACGCCGAGGTGGAGATCTTCAACGAGAAGGAGGCGGACCTCCCGTTGGATCGGCACTGGGACCTGGTCTTCTTCTCGTACCTGCACTCGTACTACGAGCACACGAAGGTCCTCTCCACCCTCTTCCGCCAGCGAGGCATGACGACGGTGGCGGGCGGCCGGCACGCGAGCCACTTCCCCGACGACGCGGCGAAGTACTTCGACGCGGTCATCACCGCGGAGCCGGAGTCCAACGTGCCCGCGCTCATCGCGGACTTCGAGAAGGGCGAATTGAAGCCGCGCTACAGCCTGCCGTCCCACGGCGCCGCCGCCATCCGGCCGTACCGCTACGAGCTCATCGACTTCACGCACAACAAGGTGCGGCTGCCGGGCATCGAGGCGTCGCGCGGCTGCCCCTTCACCTGCAACTTCTGCGTGCTCACCGGCCACGAGCGCTACCGCTTCCGGCCCGTCCCGGAGGTCATCGACGAAATCCAGACGCGCATGCGCTGGAACCCGAACTTCCTGGGGCTGATGGGGGACGCGTTCGTCTTCCTCGACAACAACCTGGGCGGCTCGCCCAAGTACCTGCGCGCGCTGTGTGAGGCGCTCATCCCGCTGAAGAAGACCTGGGGCTGCGCCCTCACCTTCAACGTGCTCAAGGACGAGTCGCTGGTGAAGCTGATGGCGAAGGCGGGCTGCCGCTACGTCTACACCGGCCTGGAGTCGCTCAACCCGGACTCGATCAAGGCGATGAACAAGGGCCAGAACAAGCTGTCGGAGGTGGATGCCGTCATCCGTCGCGTCTTCTCCGCCGGCATCCTGTTGTCCTTCGGGCTCATCGTCGGCTCGGACGGGGACACCAACGAGTACCTGCACCGGCTGCCGGAGTACCTGGCGGACCTGAAGTACTTCTCCGTCACGTTCCTGGGCATCGTGTGCCCGTACCCGGAGACGCCCTTCTTCCGTGAGCTTCAAGCGGAGGACCGGCTGCTGCCCGGCACCACCAGCCGCGACTACGACGGCTACACGCTGTGCCACCGGCCCAAGCAGATGCACGCGTCGGAGGTGGTGGAGCACTTCCAGCGGCTGTGCCACACG
It encodes:
- a CDS encoding B12-binding domain-containing radical SAM protein — encoded protein: MRIAIIATYTHPTRLRIKEPSIMQSSVPELIAGLCPEHAEVEIFNEKEADLPLDRHWDLVFFSYLHSYYEHTKVLSTLFRQRGMTTVAGGRHASHFPDDAAKYFDAVITAEPESNVPALIADFEKGELKPRYSLPSHGAAAIRPYRYELIDFTHNKVRLPGIEASRGCPFTCNFCVLTGHERYRFRPVPEVIDEIQTRMRWNPNFLGLMGDAFVFLDNNLGGSPKYLRALCEALIPLKKTWGCALTFNVLKDESLVKLMAKAGCRYVYTGLESLNPDSIKAMNKGQNKLSEVDAVIRRVFSAGILLSFGLIVGSDGDTNEYLHRLPEYLADLKYFSVTFLGIVCPYPETPFFRELQAEDRLLPGTTSRDYDGYTLCHRPKQMHASEVVEHFQRLCHTLGSLPNVARHYASKLMMSDLPRYKQTILFSGPEIVSIRNPVKNPARRYIAGLDAIEAWDAEQMARLGLTPQVLTGPGTAGARPTPAPGLAAHG